In Glycine soja cultivar W05 chromosome 10, ASM419377v2, whole genome shotgun sequence, the genomic stretch TTTTGAGACGCACTTGATGGATTCAACTTCGTGAGAGTGAAGGTGGGCCGCCTTCTATGAAAGAATTAGGCTTTCTTTCTAGAGCTCTCATTAGTATCCAAGGTGTGCGCATGGCCATTAAAAGCGCTGGTTTGTAATATCGCGGAAATCACAAATATTAGAGAAATACATGTGTTGTAAGGGTCTCATTTGAAAACTTGGTAGTTCAAGAGTAATTCACTACCTAGACACAATTGTTGCCTTACTTCACTATGTATCAATTCAATCATTATGATATTGATACTTAAATGTTACTCTCTCTTTTGCCCAGAAATTGCTCTTTTTTTTAACTCCAGCTTTACCATTGGTGGGGGATTGTTGGACAATGACAAACTGAAGCCACAATTGTTTCATTGTGATGTCCCACATCGGAAATATAatattccttttctttatttccAAATTTCCTAACTGATTTTAATCAGTTTTGATtgttattcttttaacaaatatattttttaatgctcTTGATTAGCTATAAACCAAATAGCATAACCTCCACTTTATTAGCAATTCTCTAACGGTCAATTTGTTAAATGTGTAgctaataattatgatttgtggacaggaaaagaaaaagacgtTTTTCATTGTTTTGCTATTAAAAAAGAGGACTGTCATAGTCTTGCAGAGGTTTGCACAGggagaaaataattttcaattcttttcttattatctaTTTCTAAAATTCTGGGCAATTGTTCTGTGATTTCCATAGCCTAAGGCCACGAGTACACGTGTTCATAGGCTCGTTGTGTTAACCTTGGGGAGCAATCGGCAAACTAGATTGCATCAAGGTCTAGCCGAATTTTGCTTTCAAGGCAGTGATTTTTTTACGGCACAACAAACCTCCAATATGTgttatatttttctgttttgtacTTCTGACTTCTAGTTTTTTCCTACAAATTTCTTGAGGGAGGTAAGAACTTGGAAATGAAAATACTTGTTTAAGGTTCGCCTGCCTTGATGGTTGTAGTGTCAGGTGGCTAGAAATTTCTTACACAAATTATCACCTTCTATTCAATAATTTcgtacataaaaaaaacaatattatattataaattcttattatatggatcatattttagtttaaaatgatttaatatttaatttccacgttttaaaattgtcataatattattttaaaaatataaaaaaaagttttaattataCACTTATATTCATTAAAATAGTTAAATCAATAAACGTACATTTTATATGAAGTAACTGATGAGTGATGACTGATTTctcaatgtaatatttttaaaatagtaaataatatattaatttaaactaGAAGAATTTTTACGAAATCTATTTAagtttatcttatcttttaaatGCAGTTAAGGTTATGAAAGATAATAGAAGAGagaatatattatcttttataaagTAATATCTTTTACTGTAtaagttattttgattttatttcaataaatttcgcGATAAATTTggtcaaaataaattaagaattgtCATTAGTGTATCATGACTTAAACTTTGAGTTCGCTTTGGTGAGTTAGATGATACAGTGATTTGGGCATCGGCGAATCCAACCCAACTGCGAGCAATCAATTGTTGGTGTGAGAAGGAGGGCGAACTAAAGATTTGATTTTGGGGTGAAGAGAAGCGAAGCGAAGCAATGAGACGAAACCATTCTAACTCGGGCAATTACCGGAATCCATGTTTAACTATGCACCAGCCTTGGGCTTCTCTCCTCGTTTACGGGATCAAGCGCGTCGAGGGCAGGTCATGGCCCGCTCCAATCACAGGtttctcttttttgtgtttaatgttattattgtatcaaacaaacaaacaaacaaagacATCATTGACCACCTGCACGTGTCCtatgttttgattttgttttttaaggtcGTCTTTGGATTCATGCTGCCAGCAAAGTCCCAGAGGAGTCTACAATCAAAGCAATGGAATACTTCTACAAGGAGATTTATGCACTCAATGGCATCACTGATATCCAATTTCCTCAGCACTACCCTGTTTCTAGGCTTTTGGGTATAATACCTCAACCTCGTTCTCTGTTAAATGTTAATTCAGTTCAATTCATCGCTCACCAATTTGAATGCTTGATAACAGGATGTGTTGAAGTTGTTGGCTGCTTAACACGTGATGAGCTAGCATGCTGGGAGATGGTTCCTGAAGGGGTAAGGGGTACCATGTCAATTActatacttttgtttttaacTATTCATTCCTAGTTATACACATTATCTTCACTTAAGCGGTTAAGCCCGTTTTTTTATTCCTTAGGTGCGGGTGGAAGCACAAACTGATTATTGCTGGCTGTGCGAACGACCACAGGTTTGTGTCTTTCTACTGCTGTGCGATTCCTATGATTATCAGATTAAGAACTGTTTGTGTGTATGTTGAACAAGtgttaagtgtttttttttcctgtgcTTAATTCAGAAATTGTTGATTCCTTTTGAGATGCGGGGGTACCAAGGTGTTTATAACCTGGAAAAGAAGGTATTATGGTTCCAAGTCTCTGTCTTgatttctgtttttttctttcttggaatgAAGGCTGATTTTTCCTACTTGTTAAAAGATTTATGAAGCTGCAGTTAGAGGTCTGTCTCCAGTTAATAGTCCGTTGCCGGTGAAATTTCCACTTCCAGATCCACAAAACCCATTTTCATTGAAGCCAGGTTCCATCTCTGCGCTTACTCCTAACTTAAAAGCAACTGAAGTGGATAAATCATCAAGTATAAGTCTGGCCATAGCTGGGGCACAAGCAGCAGCCACTCAGTTCTCAAAGAAGGATCAGAATTCCCATAGTACTGCTCAGAACAATGCACCTACTAACATGAATGCTAATAATGAGGACACAGAAGTTGCAACATCTTATAATCTAAGATCACAAGGCAGGTCTATGGAAAAGGGCAATATATCATCCACCAAGTTAAGTAAGACATTTGATGATCTGACATTGCCATCATATCACGAAGAGAAAAGCAGTAGAAATAGGAGTGAGGGAAGCAGTAAGCAGAATCGATCTCCTGGTGCAGAAGCAGATTTGAGACAGTTTCCTCAACCACCGTCTAAGGTATCTCTTTCTGAAAATGGTGTCTTTATGTACGTTCTATCATTCTTTGGAAAATTCTGCTTCattttatatgattaattaaagcAAACACAGtggaaataaaaaacttaaagaaagagaggaaaaaaaaaggtttttttcaTTTGGTGTAACTCTCAGTTTATATCAATTGTATCACCCCTTTCTTTTGCCAAAGGGACAGTACATAAATTATGCCTAATGCTGATATGACTTGTTTATGTACTATGTCAGTAGTATATTGCTCTAATTCATATTGATTTATGTAGTCATTTGGACCAAGGGATCATTCAACATTAGGGTTTACTTGCTTATTATCCAGAATAGAATATATCTAATACATAATAGTTAAATCATAAGGCCGGGCTTCCATGTTTCTATTAATAATATGGCTTCCATGTTTAACTTAATTCTTAAAACTTAatatctattttatatattattaaagtaGAGAGTGTGAGAGGATTTCTGTCGCCCTTGATGGGGAAAAGGATGGGTACCCATTTTTCATTCTTGGCAAGGATGAGGGCAGGTTTGGAAATGCAGGGTCATGTCTAGCCACAAAGCACCCTGAGAGATGTGGTGACTTTGTCATCCGATCTACCCCATCAAAGCCATCTAAGTTGAGGCTCTGCCTTTGTTATGCTAACATACACAAATCGTGTTTAATGTCTTAGCTCCTTCCATCTGTTTCTTTCATCATTGTGTATCTAATTTTGATCCATGTTATGGAGTGGTCAAACTGAAGCTGCTCATTTATGCATGTATCCATTACCTTGTTTTGTGAACGAATGCAAAGTTGCTCCAGCAACTCAAGGGATAAGCCACATTCTCAAATGATGAATCTTTTGTCATTCATAGCTTCTTGAAAGACATGCTTTTCAAGAGTGAGGCTTTCTTTATTTGCACAATTACATCACGTATCTGTCTTGTTTTAACTTAAGTTCTGTAGAAAAGAATGCATTAGGACATCACAACAAAAATCTGAATATGACTATACGAGTCACTTTCTTTGCTTGCTTTAAAATTAGGACACTAGTTTTGATAATATActgctaaaataaaatacaataacagATAATTAAATTATGCTTGTTTCATTATTAGATTTTTGCTGCTGCGTTGAAAGGCCTGAGGCACTGATCGTGCAAGGAGTCTGACCACTTGGAGTCTGAATGTGTATTTGTAGCATAACGAAGTGTAACTTACGAAGCTGAGATAAAGCTTGGAAGTGGTTTGCTCTCATGAAattgttttgatgttttataGTCTCTaaactattataattttatgtcatTTCTCGGTGTCTGAGTGATTGAGCTTAGGTTCATGTATCATTAGTAGTAGAAGATTGTAGTCTGTAGACAATGGGGTGATGGATTGCATCCAAGCATTCAGACTCGTGCTGCATGATGTTACAAATGAATCCGCGTTAGTATCCATCTAGAACACATATTGCCATCTCTGATTTCCATTTGTACAACAGTACATGGCTGTTCAAAATATCCAGTTATTTATCCCAAACCACATATAAACTCAATCcacattagaaaataaataaatcagatTACAGTTAAAACCAGATAAATTGgctcatttttttaaaccagagattacttttatttctcttttacaAAACCCGGATCAAAACCGGACTTCACAGCTTGCATTCACTGTTGACAAATCGAACCCTCTCCATTCCCACATATTCTCTCCTTGAATCTGGAACCCTAATCCCCATTTGTGCAGTGGAACTGTAATACGCAAATCCTAATCCTAATCCTAATCTCTAATCTACTATTGGACCTTCATTCTCATTTAAAGATTAAGTACTGAACACTCACAATTCCCTGTTTGATGAACCCTCATCTCTTTGCAATCTATTCTCTCTTATTACTCTCTCCGAGAAGTTTTCTgtaatttcaagtcatttgctTTAGTCTGCAATTTTGATTTCGAATCTTGAACTCACCATAGCTACACACCATAATGAGAGTATGTTGGTAAGTAGGAAGATGCATACTTAATAGGAAGAGGCAATATACACTTTGTCCCTCAATTTGTAGAACGTTTTCATATTAGTCCTTAAAttgaagttattaaaaaaatctttgaaaatgtaaattgATAATCATAttagtctattttttttaaaaaaaaacaagtgtgATTAAAGTGATAATATCaacttatatataaagaataaaattacaGCAAATAGTTAAATTTAAGGATTTATTTGATATTCCAAATACTTATTTaacattttgttaatttttcaaAGACTAATGTAAGAAAGTCTACTTCTTAGAGGTTAAAATAGTTGTTCACTCAAATTTGAAGATATCAAAGCAACTATATGACTTGGATTATATAACCCATTTTTTCACAACTATTCACTGATGTAGAACATGTCTTATTTCCAATATTGTTTACATTTTTAGTCATATGACTAAAGTCTCTTCTTTAAAAAACCTTTCATAATAGATAATGTAGAGGAatgttcttaattaattatctaaatGCAAtcatatttagatatttttcttcaaaggtGTCTTCCTCGTATGAAACCATATTTTAATGAAGAGTTTAATGACtatgtataattttatatgttacGTATAGTTTTAAACTATCATTCAATTACAAACAACTAAttgtatgatttttaagataaatactATAAAGAGTTTAATggtcatgtaaaaaaatatttgtacactgttgtttaatcataaatcatcgttagtataacttttaaaataattattataaaagttaacaatctTTCTGTATATGATAGATTGTGATTGATGAaggtgtaaaatattttatactataagtgtataatcttttttctcttataaaaatcaacaaacttatcTTTACAttgtaactctttttttttctatagttaatttctctctcttttagtGGTTGTTGCTTCCTGCACTTTCAAATTGCTTCCTGCACTTTCAAATTGCTACTTACACtttttctgtaattttttttttttttacattttggatTGGTCATgtcaaaagctaaaaaaggagtgtaTTTGGGGATGTAATTTTAGATTTTGGATTCACCATTTTGGATGACAAAAAAGGAGTGCAGAAAGTAATAGTACCTTTTAATGTCTCTTCATGAATCTACATTTTTACCATCTTGTCGCCCGATAAAGCACAACAGAAATAACTGAATCCTTTGATGCAACACTTCAATCTTTCTCGTGATATCAAAAGCATGTCATGTATGCTACAAAccctttttctttgaaaataaaaacttattcaacttatgtaatattaaatataatttctcgTGATAGCAAAACCATGTCATTGTATAGCTTAATATtataagtgtatttttttttacattattaatcaaCAATAAAGTTTTACATTACAATTGTTTGTAGAGTAgaatgattattataaaattcaattgtTTCTTTCGTAAGTACATTACAATTTGTGAAAGGAGATAGGAAAGTTTTACATAGTAGATGGCAATATTAGTTGAGTGTGAGCAATGAGAATCGAAGACTAGTCCTGTGCATGCTCAACTCCTCCTACTAGATGcgaatattatttattcttgtAAGATATTAAGTTCATAATTATACaagttgaaaacaaaagtggATAAGATATTTTTGGTATAGTTGTTTCTGGTGAGTAAGACAGTGAAGCCAGAAACAGGAGATAAGGTAAGGCAAGGCACGCAACTCCAATCTTGAATCACTCTGCACTCTGCACTCTGCACAATGCTTTCCCTCTCCGTCCCTCCTCTCAACCTCAAACCCATAACACCCAATGACCTCTTTCTCTCATCAGCCTCTCCCTCACCTCACCGTCGCTACTTCGTGAAACCCATCTCCGCCGTCCTCAACTCATCTTCCTTCAAGAAACCTGAGCAGCCTCTGCTGCCGCAGCATCAAGTCTACCAGCCCTTCCGCCCTCCCCCGTCTCCCCTCCCCTCGCAATTCGGCACCCTCGACATCGCCGGCCGAATCGACATCCTCGCCAACCGCCTCGGCCTCTGGTACGAGTACGCGCCCTTAATCAATTCCCTAATCCGCGAAGGCTTCTCCCCTCCGACAATCGAAGAAACCACCGGCATCTCCGGCGTCGAGCAGAACCGCCTCATCGTCGGGGCGCAGGTCCGCGACTCCCTCGTCCACTCCAAGGCCGACCCCGACCTCCTCGCTGCCTTCGAGACCGGCGGCGCCGAGCTCCTCTACGAGATCCGTCTCCTCAGCGCCTCGCAGCGCGTCGCCGCCGCGCGCTTCCTCGTCGAGAATCGCTGCGACGGGAAGGCCGCGCAGGAGCTCGCACGTTCCATGAAGGATTTCCCTAGCCGGCGCGGGGATAAAGGATGGGCGAGGTTCGACTACACTCTCCCCGGGGACTGTCTTTCTTTTATGTATTACAGGCAGAGCAGGGAGCATAGGAACCCGTCGGAGCAGAGGACTTCGGCGCTGGAGCAGGCGCTGCGCGTGGCGGAGACGGAGGCGGCCAGGAATATGATTTTGGAGGAGTTGGAGGGGAATGGTGAAGAGGGGGATAAGGTGGATGCAGGGGAGGGTGCTGTGCGTGTTCCGGTGGTGAGGCTGAGGATTGGGGAGGTGGCGGAGGCGAGTTCGGTGGTGGTGTTGCCGGTCTCCGCGGCGGAGGAGAGGGAGATTTTGGAGGCGCCGTATGAGAGTAGGAGCCAGGGGGTGTTTGGTGTGGTGGTGGCGGAGAAGGGATGGGGAAAATGGGTGGTGTTGCCTTCGTGGGACCCAGTGGTTGGTTTAGGAAAAGGGGGTGTTGTGGTATCGTTTCCCGATGCTAGGGTTTTGCCGTGGAAGGTGAATAGGTGGTATAAGGAGGAGCCTATATTGGTGGTGGCTGACAGGAGTAAAAAAGAGGTGGGTGCCGATGATGGGTTTTATCTTGTGAATGCTGATGGTGAGGGTTTGAAGGTCGAGAGGGGTTCGGGATTGAAGGAAAAGGGTTTCACTCAGAGTTTAGGAACTGTGTTATTGGTTGTTAGACCTCccaaagaagaaaatgatgaattGAGTGACGAAGACTGGGAGTGAACTCAAATCAAAGGGAAGGGAATGATTGAGTTGCTAAAGAATAGCGATAAcaccacaatatatatatatatggttttcTCAATTCAAGAATTGCTAGTTAACTCAGCTCAATCCCCTGCCTTTGTTTTTTGTGTCATGCAAAATAAGGTTCTATTAATTTGGGATTACATGcaactttcttttgttttccataCTTAATAGAAGGATTTAAtcgtttttgttttctctttgtaCGTTATATTCATGTGGTTAATACAGTGAGTggtttcttttaaatctttgaTTGTGTTCGATAACCATTTGATCTTTAGAATGCATAACTATTTAACTAGTATATGCAACATTCAATCTGTCATACAGTTTTGTCACTGCAGTATATGAATTATACATAGTTAAGTTAGAGGTGGTCAAGGTGTATAATTGTGTTTGGCACACTTGACCAAATGTGAAAAAATTCCAGAACACAGATCTCTACGAGATAACTTCCCATTTTCCCCAGCACAACCAAATTGGCCGTGAAACTACAGATGACAACACAATCCATACAACGGAAGTTATCATAGGGAAGGTGGCTCCTCACATCCATGGGGCTGCATAGCGAACATTGgattgaaattacaaaattgaataaaataattgattacaaccAAAGATGGCATCAAAGGACTGACCGACTTGACTTCTAATTCATAAATAATCAACCAGAGTATAAATATCATTGTGTACACACAAAAATCACAATGTTTGTTGCAATGTAGTAGTGTTTTTTCCTCAGAAAAGCTGCTTTTCGCTAAAAATAAGCAAACAAGGGGGCAACAGCAGATGTAGCTTATGATTATGTTATGTCCTGATGTATTAAGTAAAATCAGCACAGGACCGTCCATAAGCACAGAGTGTGTTAAATAAACCATCCAAAAGAAAATGCTTCTCTTTAAAAAGTTGAATGAACCTTTACgaggggaaaaataaaaaagaacaactTCAAAATAAATCAAAGCAGAATAGATAAGGTTGCGAATGCTTCATCAACAAAGATAAAAATCCGCAAGCATAGGCAGAGCAAGAGGATCTGATAAAGCTGATGAAGAACGAATCGGCACAAGTTTTGAGCTCACAGGGTTCATCTTAAGCGCGTCTGCACATCTTTATTGTGCAGAATTTAGGAATATTCATACAAATTATGTGGTTTTAGAAAAATTTAACACAGTTGGAGATTGGGAAAAGGAAAATGTTCAGAAGTAAGACGGAGGCCACAAAGCAGTACCTTGGTCTAAGTCTGATGCTTATCGTTGAACCAAAGAAGCTCTGCCAAGAGTGAAAAGGGTTTAGCTCAAAATCAAGTTTAAGTCATTCATTGATAAATTTTGAAGCTGAAAATGTTAATTTCTTATCACGATAAAACCCTTAATAGATGCCTGTCCTGAAGATGAAACGTTAATAGCTTAGATCAAGTATAAAATTGGTTTAttcaccaaaaaacaaaaagtataaaattttcCCTGTCCAGAAGTTCTCAAATGTCATGTAACAGTTTGTTTCAACCACCGTGATTTCGGAATCAAATCCCATTCAGACTGTTTTAGTTAATAGATGTCTGAGCACACTACGCAAAACATGATTTCGTGTTTTGAAAACAAATCAACAACTTATATctgcacaaataaaaaaattaaaaaaaatcacattttttgaAGTCACTTCCTAATTGTTTGGTGGATATTCAATCAAGAGCGACGTCTGAGACCTAGCTAAGTTACAACACTGAATGAAATGACGAGGACGCATCCTCTCCCCTCCTTTAAACTATTTTGCAGTTGCCATCATCCTCTCTATTACTTTAATAGAAAGGTCACAAGAATATTTAACCAAGCCATTGTTGGGCACGACGGTCTCCACTAGCTCCAACAGAATGACGAATGCTAATCTTTTCACCAGCATATTTTTGTTGAAGCCATTCAAAAGCATTTACATCAAGTTTTCCATTAACTGACTTCCCTTGCTTCCGACGAGTTTGTTGCTCCCGTATTGAAGCCCACAATTTCCCAACAGCATCCCTCTGACGAGCTGTAAATCTTGCCACATTATCAAAGGCATGCTTCACTAAAATATCAATTACAGTTTGACACCTGGATAGAGAAAGGACAACAAATAATGTCAACAAGATAAATCGTGTAAAAAGACATCCAATAGAAAACAGCACCAGCATTTACCAGGGTGTTTTATAACGCCGAGCAGCAATTTCTAAACAAGTTATCAGGGCTTCTCTTTGTGACTTGAGGAATCTATTGGTTTCTTCCTCATCCTCCCTTATTTTCACAGATGCCTCATTCTTTGCCTTTAATTTTTCACCTTTCTTTGTGGAATTAGGAATCAGAGCATCAAGTCCAAATGGGTCAGCTTGAGCTTCCTCCCCCTCATTATCATTATCAGTGGCAGGTGTTTTACCACCTTCATCTGCTATAACTGTGCTATCTTTCAGAGACTTAGCTTCCTCTGTGTCCTCCTCTTCTGTTGCAACAGGAAGATTAGATATAGCTTCCTTGATTTGCCCAGCTGCTTTAGAAAACTGTAtagaaagtaggaaacaaagtATGAGTAACAAATAGACAATCTTTATGGATCCAAGTATTCAAGGTAAACTGAATAAGATTAAAATAGGCAACAATATCCCAACTCTAAATCTGGTGAGTAGACAAAAGTTAACATTACACGAAAAAATCCAgacaaaattttcacagcaGTTAATTTGATGCATTAATAGTCCCTCCAAAAATTCACAAAGTCAAAGTATCAGCTAGCAGAGGGCTGAGCCGGGAACCCACATTCCACTTAAGTGACAAATACTGCTATTTGAAACCAAGACAAACTTCCACTACCCCAAAACAAGAATACTTTGTCCCTGGAGTGAGTGTA encodes the following:
- the LOC114372420 gene encoding uncharacterized protein LOC114372420, encoding MRRNHSNSGNYRNPCLTMHQPWASLLVYGIKRVEGRSWPAPITGRLWIHAASKVPEESTIKAMEYFYKEIYALNGITDIQFPQHYPVSRLLGCVEVVGCLTRDELACWEMVPEGVRVEAQTDYCWLCERPQKLLIPFEMRGYQGVYNLEKKIYEAAVRGLSPVNSPLPVKFPLPDPQNPFSLKPGSISALTPNLKATEVDKSSSISLAIAGAQAAATQFSKKDQNSHSTAQNNAPTNMNANNEDTEVATSYNLRSQGRSMEKGNISSTKLSKTFDDLTLPSYHEEKSSRNRSEGSSKQNRSPGAEADLRQFPQPPSKIFAAALKGLRH
- the LOC114371135 gene encoding rubisco accumulation factor 1.1, chloroplastic-like, whose translation is MLSLSVPPLNLKPITPNDLFLSSASPSPHRRYFVKPISAVLNSSSFKKPEQPLLPQHQVYQPFRPPPSPLPSQFGTLDIAGRIDILANRLGLWYEYAPLINSLIREGFSPPTIEETTGISGVEQNRLIVGAQVRDSLVHSKADPDLLAAFETGGAELLYEIRLLSASQRVAAARFLVENRCDGKAAQELARSMKDFPSRRGDKGWARFDYTLPGDCLSFMYYRQSREHRNPSEQRTSALEQALRVAETEAARNMILEELEGNGEEGDKVDAGEGAVRVPVVRLRIGEVAEASSVVVLPVSAAEEREILEAPYESRSQGVFGVVVAEKGWGKWVVLPSWDPVVGLGKGGVVVSFPDARVLPWKVNRWYKEEPILVVADRSKKEVGADDGFYLVNADGEGLKVERGSGLKEKGFTQSLGTVLLVVRPPKEENDELSDEDWE
- the LOC114372501 gene encoding uncharacterized protein LOC114372501 isoform X2 translates to MADDLFDGLPPPSSSTLILPQQQQHNHEPILVATNNNNPESSAVPAPKPILKSALKRPNPTQPDTQAPKKSLKFKTTTDASEAQVIEAMQKITSHIKNPAKFSKAAKLAIQLIQAGSVKSEISDYFFAILEAAMSSSINSTDPSVRADYHSLFSVAQNTKEHLNKKQKNQLETWTINAVVANDLYTDDSFVFSKAAGQIKEAISNLPVATEEEDTEEAKSLKDSTVIADEGGKTPATDNDNEGEEAQADPFGLDALIPNSTKKGEKLKAKNEASVKIREDEEETNRFLKSQREALITCLEIAARRYKTPWCQTVIDILVKHAFDNVARFTARQRDAVGKLWASIREQQTRRKQGKSVNGKLDVNAFEWLQQKYAGEKISIRHSVGASGDRRAQQWLG
- the LOC114372501 gene encoding uncharacterized protein LOC114372501 isoform X1; translated protein: MADDLFDGLPPPSSSTLILPQQQQHNHEPILVATNNNNPESSAVPAPKPILKSALKRPNPTQPDTQAAAPKKSLKFKTTTDASEAQVIEAMQKITSHIKNPAKFSKAAKLAIQLIQAGSVKSEISDYFFAILEAAMSSSINSTDPSVRADYHSLFSVAQNTKEHLNKKQKNQLETWTINAVVANDLYTDDSFVFSKAAGQIKEAISNLPVATEEEDTEEAKSLKDSTVIADEGGKTPATDNDNEGEEAQADPFGLDALIPNSTKKGEKLKAKNEASVKIREDEEETNRFLKSQREALITCLEIAARRYKTPWCQTVIDILVKHAFDNVARFTARQRDAVGKLWASIREQQTRRKQGKSVNGKLDVNAFEWLQQKYAGEKISIRHSVGASGDRRAQQWLG